The Bradyrhizobium sp. WBAH42 genome includes a window with the following:
- a CDS encoding cold-shock protein: protein MGSSDGFESKKLGVPGQGTSPGRLTPSEHGSAGRDTALSPFTGLGEASANLVEVTGVIKWFDASKGYGFIVPDNGWPDVLLHVTVLRRDGFQTAYEGARIVVECIQRAKGYQAFRVVSMDESTAIHPAQMLPPRTHVTVTPTSGLERAQVKWFNRLRGFGFLTCGEGTPDIFVHMETLRRFGMTELRPGQYVLVRFGPGSKGMMAAEIHPETGSPGLQSH, encoded by the coding sequence ATGGGGTCGTCGGACGGATTTGAGTCCAAGAAGCTTGGAGTTCCCGGACAGGGCACCTCGCCGGGGCGCTTGACGCCGAGCGAGCATGGCAGCGCCGGCCGCGACACCGCACTCAGTCCCTTCACCGGATTGGGCGAAGCCAGCGCCAACCTCGTCGAGGTCACCGGCGTCATCAAATGGTTCGACGCCTCCAAAGGTTACGGCTTCATCGTTCCCGACAATGGCTGGCCCGACGTCCTGCTGCACGTTACCGTGCTTAGGCGCGACGGCTTCCAGACGGCTTATGAAGGCGCCCGCATCGTCGTCGAGTGCATCCAGCGCGCCAAGGGCTACCAGGCTTTCCGCGTCGTCTCGATGGACGAATCGACAGCGATCCATCCGGCGCAGATGCTGCCGCCGCGCACCCATGTCACGGTCACCCCGACCAGCGGGCTGGAGCGGGCCCAAGTCAAATGGTTCAACCGGCTGCGCGGCTTCGGCTTCCTGACCTGCGGCGAGGGCACCCCTGACATCTTCGTGCATATGGAGACGCTGCGCCGCTTCGGCATGACCGAGCTCAGGCCGGGCCAGTACGTGCTGGTCCGCTTCGGGCCCGGCTCCAAGGGCATGATGGCGGCCGAGATCCATCCCGAGACCGGATCGCCGGGATTGCAGTCGCACTAA
- a CDS encoding DUF192 domain-containing protein, whose protein sequence is MNSDRKAVWSVKGWLAAILVIAFWAVAGAPVGAASFQPLEIVTKNGVQVFSVEMATTAEEKETGLMYRKELADGKGMLFDFNPEQEISMWMKNTYVSLDMIFIRADGRILRIAENTEPLSTKIISSRGPARAVLEVVAGTAQKYGIRPGDRVGHPLFGGK, encoded by the coding sequence ATGAATTCTGATCGAAAGGCCGTCTGGTCCGTGAAGGGCTGGCTGGCCGCCATCCTCGTCATCGCCTTCTGGGCCGTCGCCGGCGCGCCGGTCGGCGCCGCCAGCTTCCAGCCGCTCGAGATCGTCACCAAGAATGGCGTGCAGGTGTTCTCGGTCGAGATGGCAACGACCGCGGAGGAGAAGGAGACCGGCCTGATGTACCGCAAGGAATTGGCCGACGGCAAAGGCATGCTGTTCGACTTCAATCCCGAGCAGGAAATCTCGATGTGGATGAAGAACACTTATGTTTCGCTCGACATGATCTTCATCCGCGCCGATGGCCGCATTTTGCGCATCGCCGAGAATACCGAGCCGTTGTCGACGAAGATCATCTCCTCCCGGGGGCCCGCCCGGGCCGTGCTGGAGGTGGTGGCGGGAACGGCGCAGAAGTACGGCATCCGTCCCGGTGACCGCGTCGGTCACCCCCTGTTCGGCGGCAAATAG
- a CDS encoding OpgC domain-containing protein: MAFLNINATLPEKGRDLRLDLFRGVANWAIFLDHIPDNVVNWITTRNYGFSDAADLFVFISGYTASFVYARMMLDRGFIVGATRLTKRVWQLYVAHIILFVIYIASISYLALRFGDSEMINEFNVAGLVDNATETLRQGLFLRFKPLNLDVLPLYIVLMGLFPPVLWFMLRKPDLTMILSIVLWLAARHFGWNLTAYPAGQWYFNPYCWQVLFVFGAWCSMGGARRSIALINSPVTLWVCLGYLLFALVMTMAGRFPTFGGMFPEWLFSAFNPNDKTNLAPYRFLHFVVIVILVIRFVPKEWPGLEWKVFDPLIVCGQQSLAVFCVGVFLSFVGHFELSMSSGSLLAQIFVSVAGIAIMTTVAYYISWSKKQDKPLKPPPAKPAAEAKAA, translated from the coding sequence ATGGCCTTCCTGAACATCAACGCCACGCTGCCCGAAAAGGGCCGTGACCTCAGGCTCGACCTGTTTCGCGGTGTCGCGAACTGGGCGATCTTTCTCGACCACATCCCCGACAACGTCGTGAACTGGATCACGACCCGTAACTACGGCTTTTCCGACGCGGCCGACCTGTTCGTGTTCATCTCCGGCTACACCGCCTCCTTCGTCTATGCACGGATGATGCTGGACCGCGGCTTCATCGTCGGCGCGACGCGGCTGACCAAGCGGGTCTGGCAGCTCTATGTCGCCCACATCATCCTGTTCGTGATCTACATTGCCTCGATCAGCTATCTCGCGCTGCGCTTCGGCGATTCCGAGATGATCAACGAGTTCAATGTCGCCGGCCTCGTCGACAACGCCACCGAGACGCTGCGCCAGGGCCTGTTCCTGCGCTTCAAGCCGCTCAACCTAGACGTGCTGCCGCTCTACATCGTGCTGATGGGCCTGTTCCCGCCGGTGCTGTGGTTCATGCTGCGCAAGCCCGATTTGACGATGATCCTGTCGATCGTGCTGTGGCTCGCCGCGCGCCATTTCGGCTGGAATCTCACCGCCTATCCGGCCGGCCAGTGGTACTTCAATCCGTATTGCTGGCAGGTGCTGTTCGTGTTCGGCGCCTGGTGCTCCATGGGCGGCGCGCGCCGCTCGATCGCGCTGATCAATTCGCCTGTTACGCTGTGGGTCTGCCTCGGTTATCTCCTGTTCGCGCTGGTCATGACCATGGCCGGCCGTTTCCCCACCTTCGGCGGCATGTTCCCGGAATGGCTGTTCTCGGCCTTCAACCCCAATGACAAGACCAACCTCGCGCCGTACCGCTTCCTCCATTTCGTGGTGATCGTGATCCTGGTGATCCGCTTCGTGCCGAAGGAGTGGCCGGGGCTGGAGTGGAAGGTGTTCGACCCCTTGATCGTCTGCGGCCAGCAGTCGCTCGCCGTGTTCTGCGTCGGCGTGTTCCTGTCCTTCGTCGGTCATTTCGAGCTGTCGATGAGCTCGGGCTCGCTGCTCGCGCAGATCTTCGTCAGTGTCGCCGGCATCGCGATCATGACGACCGTGGCCTATTACATCTCGTGGTCGAAGAAGCAGGACAAGCCGCTGAAGCCGCCGCCGGCTAAGCCGGCTGCCGAAGCGAAGGCGGCCTGA
- a CDS encoding ETC complex I subunit → MTARIFKPAKNAMQSGRSKTKEWQLDYEPEQPRSVEPLMGWTSSADMKQQITLRFHSKEEAIAYCERKGIAYQVIEPKESIRRPVAYADNFSFRRGEPWTH, encoded by the coding sequence ATGACCGCACGCATTTTCAAGCCTGCCAAGAACGCGATGCAATCCGGCCGGTCCAAGACCAAGGAATGGCAGCTCGACTACGAGCCGGAGCAGCCGCGGTCGGTCGAGCCGCTGATGGGCTGGACTTCGTCGGCCGACATGAAGCAGCAAATTACGCTGCGCTTCCACAGCAAGGAAGAGGCGATCGCCTATTGCGAGCGCAAGGGCATCGCCTATCAGGTGATCGAGCCCAAGGAGTCGATCCGCCGGCCGGTTGCCTATGCCGACAATTTCTCGTTCCGCCGCGGCGAGCCCTGGACGCATTGA
- a CDS encoding Lrp/AsnC family transcriptional regulator: MAGRDQLDGVDLKILSELQQDGRVRNNELALRVGVSAPNCLRRLKSLFSRGVIRAVRAVIDERLLGYEVVSFVSIQLGSQAQPVLEAFESSIAAIPRIQQCWRISGDTDYLLKCVAPSVESMRQQLLHFAAMPNVKNVRSFPVLGVAKDVPLPLQEVAVAEAAG, translated from the coding sequence ATGGCGGGGCGTGACCAGCTCGACGGCGTCGATCTGAAAATCCTATCCGAGCTGCAGCAGGACGGGCGGGTTCGCAACAACGAGCTGGCACTGCGGGTCGGTGTGTCCGCGCCGAACTGCCTGCGGCGGCTGAAGTCGCTGTTCAGCCGCGGCGTGATCCGGGCAGTGCGCGCCGTGATCGACGAGCGGCTGCTCGGCTACGAGGTGGTGTCGTTCGTCTCGATCCAGCTCGGCAGCCAGGCCCAGCCGGTGCTGGAGGCGTTCGAGAGCTCGATCGCCGCGATCCCGCGCATCCAGCAATGCTGGCGGATTTCCGGCGATACTGACTATCTCCTCAAATGCGTGGCGCCGAGTGTCGAGAGCATGCGCCAACAGCTCCTGCATTTCGCCGCGATGCCAAACGTCAAGAACGTCCGCAGCTTCCCCGTGCTCGGGGTTGCCAAGGACGTGCCGCTGCCTTTGCAGGAGGTCGCGGTGGCGGAGGCGGCTGGGTAG
- a CDS encoding AraC family transcriptional regulator: MPFQAATAIPRRAVTPAAFVRGVVAAYERYGRDPAEALSRGQVAPDLVNSPDGRVTAAQFEALAGHAMRELDDEALGWFSRRLPWGSYGMLCRASISAPTLEVALKRWCRHHRLLTEDVLLDLEIGEETAVVAIREQRDLGALREFCLVTLLRYVLGFSCWAVDSRIALRAAEFPHPEPGHVSVYPTIFCRNVRFDAAHARIVFDKHYLSLPLTRSAADLDNMLKGALRLTVLPYRRDRLLVERVRRVLRNARGRVLGAEDVASELALSTRTMHRRLREESTSLRDLKEEAKFELAKQELMRGRTPIKRIAEIAGFRNEKSFSRAFRTWTGASPREFRGRYR, encoded by the coding sequence ATGCCTTTTCAAGCCGCAACCGCGATCCCGCGTCGCGCCGTCACCCCTGCCGCCTTCGTCCGCGGCGTGGTCGCAGCCTACGAGCGTTACGGCCGCGATCCCGCGGAGGCGTTGAGCCGGGGTCAGGTTGCGCCGGACTTGGTCAATTCTCCGGATGGGCGGGTCACCGCCGCCCAGTTCGAGGCCCTCGCCGGCCACGCCATGCGCGAGCTCGATGACGAGGCGCTCGGCTGGTTCTCGCGCCGGCTGCCGTGGGGCTCCTACGGCATGCTGTGCCGCGCCTCGATCTCCGCGCCGACGCTGGAGGTCGCGCTCAAGCGCTGGTGCCGGCATCACCGCCTGCTCACCGAGGACGTGCTGCTCGATCTCGAAATCGGCGAGGAGACTGCGGTCGTAGCGATCCGGGAGCAGCGTGACCTCGGGGCTTTGCGCGAATTCTGCCTGGTCACCCTGCTCCGCTACGTGCTCGGCTTCTCCTGCTGGGCGGTGGATTCCAGGATCGCGCTCCGCGCAGCCGAATTTCCCCACCCGGAGCCGGGCCACGTCTCGGTCTATCCGACCATCTTTTGCCGAAACGTCCGCTTCGACGCGGCCCATGCCCGCATCGTCTTCGATAAGCACTATCTGTCGCTGCCGCTGACGCGCAGCGCGGCCGATCTCGACAACATGCTCAAGGGCGCGCTCCGGCTCACCGTGCTGCCCTACCGACGCGACCGCCTGCTGGTCGAGCGCGTCCGCCGCGTGCTGCGCAATGCGCGCGGACGCGTCCTCGGGGCCGAGGACGTCGCCAGCGAGCTTGCGCTCTCCACCCGCACGATGCATCGCCGCCTGCGCGAGGAGTCCACCTCGCTGCGCGATCTCAAGGAGGAGGCGAAATTCGAGCTCGCCAAACAGGAGCTGATGCGCGGCCGCACGCCGATCAAGCGCATCGCGGAGATCGCCGGATTCCGCAACGAGAAGAGCTTCTCGCGCGCTTTCCGCACCTGGACCGGTGCCAGCCCGCGCGAGTTTCGTGGGCGGTATCGCTGA